One Neisseria sp. Marseille-Q5346 genomic region harbors:
- a CDS encoding penicillin-binding protein 1A translates to MIKKIITTCLGLLLGLALFGVGLIAIAILVTYPKLPSLDTLQHYKPKMPLTIYSSDGQVIGVYGEQRREFTKIGDFPKVLKNAVIAAEDKRFYDHWGVDVWGVARAAIGNVMAGGVQSGASTITQQVAKNFYLSSERSFTRKFNEALLAYKIEQSLSKDKILELYFNQIYLGQRAYGFASAAQIYFNKNVNELTLAEAAMLAGLPKAPSAYNPIVNPERAKLRQTYILNNMLEEGMITLQQRDQALKEELHYERFVQNIDQSALYVAEMVRQELFEKYGEDAYTQGFKVYTTVDTAHQRVATEALRKVLRNFDRGSSYRGAENYIDLSKSDNVEETVSQYLSTLYTVDKMIPAVVLEASRKGVQIQLPSGRKVTLNSHALGFAARAVNNEKMGEDRIRRGSVIRVKGSGDTFTVVQEPLLQGALVSLDAKTGAVRALVGGYDYHSKTFNRATQAMRQPGSTFKPFVYSAALAKGMTASTMINDAPISLPGKGANGKAWNPKNSDGRYSGYITLRQALTASKNMVSIRILMSIGIGYAQQYIQRFGFKPSEIPASLSMALGTGETTPLRIAEGYSVFANGGYKVSAHVIDKIYDSQGRLRAQMQPLVAGENAPQAIDPRNAYIMYKIMQDVVRVGTARGAAALGRADIAGKTGTTNDNKDAWFVGFNPSVVTAVYIGFDKPRSMGRAGYGGTIAVPVWVEYMRFALKGTSVKPMKAPEGVVSNGGEVYMRERMTTSSDLALDNSGVAPRPAQPARRTVPNENRRRTESGNAPAREELDETPVLPSNTGNNNKQQLDSLF, encoded by the coding sequence ATGATTAAAAAGATTATAACGACCTGCCTGGGTCTCTTATTGGGACTGGCTCTTTTCGGCGTGGGGCTGATTGCAATTGCAATTTTGGTCACCTATCCGAAGCTGCCGTCTTTGGACACTTTACAACACTACAAACCCAAAATGCCGCTGACGATTTATTCTTCAGATGGCCAAGTGATTGGCGTTTACGGCGAGCAACGGCGTGAATTTACCAAAATCGGTGACTTTCCCAAAGTTTTGAAAAATGCCGTGATTGCCGCCGAAGATAAACGCTTCTACGACCACTGGGGCGTGGACGTTTGGGGTGTGGCGCGCGCCGCGATCGGCAACGTCATGGCCGGCGGCGTCCAATCCGGTGCCAGTACGATTACACAACAGGTTGCTAAAAACTTCTACCTGAGCAGCGAGCGTTCGTTCACCCGTAAATTCAACGAAGCCCTGTTGGCCTACAAAATCGAGCAGTCTTTGAGCAAAGACAAGATTTTGGAGCTGTACTTCAACCAAATCTATTTGGGTCAACGTGCTTATGGTTTCGCCTCCGCCGCCCAAATTTATTTCAATAAAAATGTTAATGAATTAACATTGGCCGAAGCCGCTATGCTGGCCGGCTTGCCTAAAGCACCTTCTGCCTACAACCCGATTGTGAACCCTGAGCGTGCCAAACTGCGTCAGACTTATATTCTGAACAATATGCTGGAAGAAGGCATGATTACCCTGCAGCAACGCGATCAGGCCTTGAAAGAAGAGTTGCATTACGAGCGTTTTGTACAAAACATCGATCAAAGCGCCCTGTACGTTGCCGAAATGGTACGTCAAGAGCTGTTTGAGAAATACGGCGAAGATGCCTACACTCAAGGCTTCAAGGTATATACCACCGTCGACACCGCACACCAGCGCGTGGCCACCGAAGCCCTGCGTAAAGTCCTGCGCAATTTCGACCGCGGCAGCAGCTACCGCGGTGCAGAAAACTACATTGACCTGAGCAAAAGCGACAACGTAGAAGAAACTGTCAGCCAATACCTTTCTACACTTTACACCGTCGATAAAATGATTCCGGCGGTTGTATTAGAAGCCTCCCGCAAAGGTGTACAGATTCAGTTGCCGAGCGGCCGTAAAGTCACGCTGAACAGCCACGCTTTAGGCTTTGCCGCCCGTGCCGTCAACAACGAAAAAATGGGCGAAGACCGCATCCGCCGCGGCTCCGTCATTCGTGTTAAAGGCAGCGGCGATACCTTTACCGTCGTTCAAGAGCCTTTGCTGCAAGGCGCATTGGTATCTTTAGATGCGAAAACCGGCGCAGTCCGCGCATTGGTCGGCGGCTACGACTATCACAGCAAAACCTTCAACCGCGCAACTCAAGCCATGCGCCAACCCGGCTCGACGTTCAAACCGTTCGTTTATTCCGCCGCTTTGGCAAAAGGCATGACTGCTTCCACCATGATTAACGATGCGCCGATTTCCCTGCCGGGTAAAGGTGCAAACGGCAAAGCGTGGAACCCGAAAAATTCAGACGGCCGCTATTCCGGCTACATCACGCTGCGCCAGGCTTTGACCGCGTCGAAAAACATGGTATCCATCCGCATCCTGATGTCTATCGGCATCGGCTACGCGCAACAATACATCCAACGCTTCGGCTTCAAGCCGTCTGAAATTCCTGCCAGCCTGTCTATGGCTTTGGGTACAGGCGAAACCACGCCGTTGCGTATTGCAGAAGGTTACAGCGTCTTTGCCAACGGCGGTTACAAAGTATCTGCCCACGTCATCGACAAAATCTACGACAGCCAAGGCCGTCTGAGAGCGCAAATGCAGCCTTTGGTAGCCGGTGAGAACGCGCCTCAGGCCATTGACCCGCGCAACGCCTACATCATGTACAAAATCATGCAAGACGTTGTCCGTGTCGGTACCGCACGCGGTGCAGCCGCACTCGGCCGCGCCGACATCGCCGGTAAAACCGGTACTACCAACGACAACAAAGACGCATGGTTTGTCGGCTTCAACCCTAGCGTTGTGACTGCCGTCTATATCGGCTTTGACAAACCGCGCAGCATGGGTCGTGCAGGTTACGGTGGTACAATCGCCGTACCGGTATGGGTAGAATACATGCGCTTTGCCCTGAAAGGCACCAGCGTCAAACCGATGAAAGCCCCTGAGGGCGTGGTTTCGAACGGTGGCGAAGTGTATATGCGCGAACGCATGACCACCAGCTCCGACCTGGCCTTGGACAACAGCGGCGTTGCACCGCGTCCCGCTCAACCTGCCCGTCGCACGGTTCCGAATGAAAACCGCCGCCGCACCGAGAGCGGCAATGCGCCAGCCCGTGAAGAATTAGACGAAACCCCAGTTCTGCCAAGCAATACCGGCAACAATAACAAACAACAACTGGACTCTCTGTTCTAA
- a CDS encoding PHP domain-containing protein — MIDLHCHSTVSDGMLSPTEVVRLARQNGCTLLALTDHDHTGGLAEARAEADTLGLSFVNGVEISVTWRGRTIHVVGLDFDEHNETLQNLLAEVRKGRLKRLEAIAAKLEKKGITDAYEGALALAANKEMASRTHIAEFLIREGHVKNKQQAFTKYLGDGKSCSVRHEWATLEDCVAAITGAGGMAIIAHPMRYELSATAKRNLFQKFKNLGGAGIEVHSGNCCKNDRLNYALLADRFDFLASAGSDFHRPNDFSGGILGACPDLPEQCRPVWEHFKAV, encoded by the coding sequence ATGATTGATTTACACTGCCATTCAACCGTTTCAGACGGCATGCTGTCCCCAACCGAAGTCGTCCGACTCGCCCGTCAAAACGGTTGCACCCTGCTCGCCCTGACCGACCACGACCACACCGGCGGACTGGCTGAAGCTCGCGCCGAAGCCGATACCCTCGGCCTCTCCTTCGTCAACGGCGTGGAAATATCCGTCACTTGGCGCGGCCGCACCATCCACGTTGTCGGCTTGGACTTTGACGAACACAACGAAACCCTGCAAAACCTGCTTGCCGAAGTCCGTAAAGGCCGTCTGAAACGATTGGAAGCCATCGCGGCCAAACTGGAGAAAAAAGGCATAACAGACGCGTATGAAGGCGCGCTGGCATTGGCCGCCAACAAAGAAATGGCCAGCCGCACCCACATTGCCGAATTCCTCATCCGCGAAGGCCATGTTAAAAACAAACAGCAGGCGTTTACCAAATATCTGGGCGACGGCAAATCCTGTTCCGTCAGACATGAATGGGCCACACTGGAAGACTGCGTAGCCGCGATTACAGGCGCGGGCGGCATGGCCATTATCGCCCACCCGATGCGCTATGAATTATCCGCCACCGCCAAACGAAACCTCTTTCAAAAATTTAAAAACCTCGGCGGCGCAGGGATTGAAGTACACAGTGGCAACTGCTGTAAAAACGACCGCCTCAACTATGCCCTGCTTGCCGACCGCTTCGACTTTCTTGCCAGCGCAGGCAGCGACTTCCACCGCCCCAACGACTTCAGCGGCGGCATACTCGGCGCCTGTCCCGACTTACCCGAACAATGCCGTCCTGTCTGGGAACACTTTAAGGCCGTCTGA
- a CDS encoding class II glutamine amidotransferase, producing the protein MCQLLGMNCNTPTDIMFSFEGFRRRGGITDHHADGFGIGFFEGKGVRLFHDDKPSANSPVADLVRAYQIKSENVIAHIRKASQGQTSLANTHPFMREMWGEYWLFAHNGHLIDFFPEQGEYYHAVGSTDSERAFCFILNRLRSRFATKPEPEVLFDAIAGLTHEIRRYGLFNFVMSNGDCLFAHASTLLHYIVRKAPFGKARLLDDDVMVDFSEVTTPNDKVSVIATLPLTRDETWSQLAVNELVMFQDGDIVRSDRPENPVYMSAEEGLEIARAVGVSV; encoded by the coding sequence ATGTGCCAACTGCTCGGCATGAATTGCAACACGCCCACAGACATCATGTTTTCTTTTGAAGGCTTCCGCCGTCGTGGCGGCATTACCGACCACCATGCCGATGGCTTCGGTATCGGCTTTTTTGAAGGCAAAGGCGTGCGCTTGTTTCACGACGACAAACCCAGCGCCAACTCACCCGTTGCCGACTTGGTACGCGCCTATCAGATCAAATCCGAAAACGTTATCGCCCATATCCGCAAGGCCTCACAAGGCCAGACCTCATTGGCAAACACTCATCCCTTCATGCGTGAGATGTGGGGCGAATATTGGCTGTTTGCACACAACGGTCATTTGATTGATTTTTTTCCCGAGCAGGGCGAGTACTACCATGCCGTCGGCTCAACCGATTCCGAACGCGCATTCTGCTTTATTCTCAACCGCCTGCGCAGCCGCTTTGCCACCAAGCCCGAACCTGAAGTTTTGTTTGACGCCATTGCCGGCCTGACTCATGAAATCCGCCGCTACGGCTTGTTCAACTTTGTGATGTCCAACGGTGACTGCCTGTTTGCCCACGCCAGTACCTTACTGCACTACATCGTGCGCAAAGCCCCGTTTGGCAAAGCACGCCTGCTGGACGATGATGTCATGGTCGATTTTTCAGAAGTGACCACCCCGAACGATAAAGTTTCCGTCATCGCTACCCTGCCCCTGACGCGAGATGAAACTTGGTCGCAATTGGCAGTCAATGAATTGGTGATGTTTCAAGACGGCGATATCGTCCGTAGCGACCGCCCCGAAAATCCGGTTTATATGAGTGCGGAAGAGGGTTTGGAAATCGCCCGTGCCGTTGGCGTATCGGTTTAA
- the nrdR gene encoding transcriptional regulator NrdR translates to MKCPFCQHPNTQVTDSRWLEDTNSIRRRRKCLECGQRFSTFETVEMRMPQVIKSNGTRVPFNPHKLQTSLERALHKRPVTQEQIDETVALIEQRLYRLGKKEVASRIVGEMAMEELAKIDQVAYVRFASVYKSFKDVSEFTQVIAECKAK, encoded by the coding sequence ATGAAGTGCCCGTTTTGCCAACACCCCAACACACAAGTAACCGACTCGCGATGGCTGGAAGACACCAACAGCATCCGTCGCCGTCGCAAATGCTTGGAATGCGGTCAACGCTTCAGCACCTTTGAAACCGTTGAAATGCGGATGCCGCAAGTCATCAAATCCAACGGCACACGGGTTCCCTTCAATCCGCACAAACTGCAAACCAGCCTTGAGCGCGCGCTGCACAAACGCCCTGTCACACAAGAACAAATCGATGAAACCGTTGCCCTTATCGAGCAACGCCTCTACCGTTTGGGCAAAAAAGAAGTCGCTTCGCGCATCGTCGGCGAAATGGCGATGGAAGAGCTGGCAAAAATCGACCAAGTCGCTTATGTCCGCTTCGCGTCCGTCTATAAAAGCTTTAAAGACGTTTCCGAATTCACCCAAGTTATCGCCGAATGTAAAGCCAAATAA
- the ribD gene encoding bifunctional diaminohydroxyphosphoribosylaminopyrimidine deaminase/5-amino-6-(5-phosphoribosylamino)uracil reductase RibD, which translates to MSSALDTQMMQTALELAKLGRFSTSPNPRVGCVIAQGAQIVGQGFHVKAGEPHAEVHALRQAGAAAKGATAYVTLEPCSHYGRTPPCAEALVHSGVTRVVAAMTDPNPLVAGKGLSMLEAAGIRTESGLLEAQARELNRGFLSRIERGRPFVRLKCAASLDGKTALSDGRSFWITGEAAREDVQILRAESCAVLTGIGTVLADNPKLNVRSFPTLRQPARIVLDSRLQIPLDCHLVTDTESPTVIVTLSSDEQRLQALSAFEHIRIIRPSEHINGRINLLSLMPRLAELGFGEVLVEAGSTLASAFLKDDLVDEIVLYQAPKLLGAGKPLFSLPENPAALLSDGPWQSQSVEIIGQDIKWVLRKKSV; encoded by the coding sequence ATGTCTTCCGCACTTGATACCCAAATGATGCAAACCGCCCTCGAGCTGGCCAAGCTTGGGCGGTTTTCTACTTCCCCCAATCCCCGCGTCGGTTGCGTGATTGCACAAGGCGCCCAAATCGTCGGACAAGGTTTCCACGTCAAAGCAGGCGAGCCGCACGCTGAAGTTCACGCCTTGAGGCAGGCCGGAGCAGCGGCAAAAGGCGCAACAGCCTATGTCACGCTGGAACCTTGCAGCCATTACGGCCGCACACCGCCATGCGCCGAAGCGCTGGTTCATTCCGGCGTAACGCGCGTGGTCGCCGCCATGACCGACCCTAACCCGTTGGTCGCAGGCAAAGGCTTATCTATGTTGGAAGCCGCCGGAATCCGTACCGAAAGCGGTTTACTGGAAGCGCAGGCGCGCGAACTCAACCGCGGTTTCCTGTCGCGTATCGAACGCGGCAGACCGTTTGTCCGTCTCAAGTGCGCCGCCAGTTTAGACGGCAAAACCGCCCTTTCAGACGGCCGCAGCTTTTGGATTACCGGCGAAGCAGCACGCGAAGACGTACAAATTCTCCGTGCCGAAAGTTGCGCCGTTTTGACCGGTATCGGTACCGTACTTGCCGACAACCCGAAACTCAACGTTCGCAGCTTCCCCACCCTACGCCAACCTGCGCGTATCGTCTTGGACAGCCGACTGCAAATCCCTTTGGACTGCCACCTCGTGACTGATACCGAAAGCCCGACCGTTATCGTTACCCTTTCCTCAGACGAACAACGTTTGCAGGCTCTAAGCGCATTTGAACATATCCGCATCATCAGGCCGTCTGAACACATCAACGGCCGCATCAATCTTCTTTCACTCATGCCGCGACTGGCAGAGCTTGGCTTTGGCGAAGTTCTGGTAGAAGCCGGCTCAACACTTGCCTCAGCCTTCCTGAAGGATGACTTGGTGGATGAAATCGTCCTCTACCAAGCGCCGAAACTATTGGGCGCAGGCAAACCTCTTTTCTCCCTCCCTGAAAATCCGGCCGCCCTACTTTCAGACGGCCCTTGGCAAAGTCAATCGGTAGAAATCATCGGGCAGGACATTAAATGGGTTCTCCGGAAAAAATCTGTCTAA
- a CDS encoding nucleotide sugar dehydrogenase, which yields MKNITIQKFADKTAKIGIVGLGYVGLPLMLRYVDIGYQVLGFDIDTNKVDKLNKGESYIEHIPSDKIAAASNSLFEATTDFSRIGEVEAVILCVPTPLNKYREPDMSFVIDTTDAVKPYLRAGQVLSLESTTYPGTTEEELLPRMEEGGLKVGQDVFLVYSPEREDPGNPNFETRTIPKVIGGHTPACLEVGLALYQPAIDKVVPVSSTKAAELTKLLENIHRAVNIGLVNEMKIVADKMGIDIHEVINAAATKPFGFVAYYPGPGLGGHCIPIDPFYLTWKAREYGVNTRFIELAGEVNSHMPDYVIEKVGLALNDHNRSIKDSKILVLGIAYKKNVDDMRESPSVEVMDRLHKLGAVVSYSDPHVPEFPHIPGHHYFDLKSEALTPETVAQYDCVVLTTDHDKFDYDMITEHAKLIVDTRGKFPVKNPKVIKA from the coding sequence ATGAAAAACATTACGATACAAAAATTTGCCGATAAGACCGCAAAAATCGGCATCGTTGGCTTAGGCTACGTCGGTTTACCACTGATGTTGCGCTATGTAGATATCGGTTACCAAGTTTTGGGTTTCGACATTGACACCAACAAAGTCGACAAGCTCAACAAAGGTGAAAGCTACATTGAGCATATCCCTTCCGACAAAATTGCCGCTGCTTCCAACAGCCTGTTTGAAGCAACGACCGACTTCTCCCGCATCGGCGAAGTAGAAGCCGTCATTTTGTGCGTACCGACTCCGCTGAACAAATACCGCGAACCAGACATGAGCTTTGTGATTGACACTACCGATGCGGTAAAACCTTACCTGCGCGCCGGTCAAGTGCTGTCTTTGGAATCTACTACCTACCCCGGCACTACCGAAGAAGAATTGCTGCCGCGCATGGAAGAAGGCGGCTTGAAAGTCGGTCAAGACGTGTTCTTGGTTTACTCTCCTGAGCGAGAAGACCCGGGCAACCCTAACTTCGAAACCCGTACCATTCCCAAAGTCATCGGCGGCCATACCCCTGCTTGTTTGGAAGTCGGCCTGGCGCTGTACCAACCTGCCATCGATAAAGTTGTTCCGGTAAGCTCCACCAAAGCGGCAGAGCTGACCAAACTTTTGGAAAACATCCACCGCGCCGTAAACATCGGCTTGGTGAACGAGATGAAAATCGTTGCCGACAAAATGGGCATCGACATTCACGAAGTCATCAATGCCGCCGCAACCAAACCGTTCGGCTTCGTTGCTTATTACCCAGGCCCTGGCTTGGGCGGCCACTGTATCCCTATCGACCCGTTCTACCTGACTTGGAAAGCACGCGAATACGGTGTAAACACCCGTTTCATCGAGCTGGCCGGCGAAGTGAACTCCCACATGCCCGACTACGTTATCGAAAAAGTCGGCCTGGCTTTGAATGACCACAACCGTTCTATCAAAGACAGCAAAATCTTGGTATTGGGTATCGCCTACAAGAAAAACGTGGATGATATGCGTGAAAGCCCGTCTGTGGAAGTTATGGACCGCCTGCACAAACTGGGCGCAGTGGTTTCCTACTCTGACCCGCACGTTCCAGAGTTCCCACATATCCCCGGCCACCACTACTTCGACCTGAAGAGCGAAGCGCTGACCCCTGAAACTGTCGCTCAATACGATTGCGTGGTTCTGACCACCGATCACGACAAATTCGACTATGACATGATCACCGAACATGCCAAGCTGATTGTCGATACACGTGGCAAATTCCCAGTGAAAAATCCTAAAGTCATCAAAGCATAA
- a CDS encoding oligosaccharide flippase family protein translates to MNAKKILGYALGPVGSAAFGLLSLPLISWYFPAEDIGRIVLLQTIAGLSILLLGLGLDQSYIRDYYAVKDKAALFKSVFLSPLILTVAVVVLVLLINASWPSEIIFDIPSANLGILFLIFLATTLIIRFLALILRMKEQALAFSVSQLAPKFLILVLVFAVIASGLPANTTSLVFAYTAAQVLTVLLLIYQLRRDLQAVSHAKWSSELHRDGLRYGLPLAFGNLAYWGLTSIDRFVLKNISGLDELGIYSMAVSFGAVALIFQSVFSTIWAPLVFKWVEEKTNLDKIGDITLSMTVLISAMICLIGIFSPMATWILPEKYTQVQFILLSCMLFPLFYTLTEVSGIGLNVVRSTWLITVINIVAFIANTALLYLLVPKFGAKGAAMASATAFWLFFIFKTEFSSRLWQPLPRLKIYTNSTLCLIICLAYTWLGTRDNYIWFALAWAVGLGFLFLKYKHALFAATEKIKAKLNRSAK, encoded by the coding sequence ATGAACGCGAAAAAAATCCTCGGCTACGCATTGGGCCCGGTAGGAAGCGCCGCCTTCGGCCTGCTTTCCCTGCCACTCATCTCATGGTACTTCCCTGCGGAAGACATCGGCCGTATCGTACTCTTGCAGACCATTGCCGGATTGAGCATTCTGCTCTTGGGCTTGGGGCTGGACCAATCCTATATTCGCGACTATTACGCCGTTAAAGACAAGGCCGCGCTGTTCAAATCCGTTTTTTTATCGCCATTGATTCTGACTGTGGCGGTTGTGGTTTTAGTGTTGCTGATAAACGCATCATGGCCGTCTGAAATCATTTTCGACATCCCCAGTGCGAATTTGGGGATTCTCTTCCTGATTTTCTTAGCCACCACGCTGATTATCCGTTTTTTAGCCTTGATTTTGCGGATGAAAGAGCAGGCATTGGCTTTTTCCGTCAGCCAGCTTGCGCCGAAATTCTTGATTTTGGTGTTGGTTTTTGCCGTGATTGCTTCCGGCTTGCCTGCCAATACTACTTCGCTGGTTTTTGCCTACACCGCAGCCCAAGTGCTGACTGTTTTACTGTTGATCTATCAACTGCGCCGAGATCTGCAAGCCGTTTCCCATGCGAAATGGTCGTCCGAGCTGCATCGGGACGGCCTGCGCTACGGCCTGCCGCTGGCATTCGGCAACTTGGCCTATTGGGGCCTGACTTCGATTGACCGCTTTGTCCTCAAAAACATCTCTGGCTTGGACGAGTTGGGCATTTATTCGATGGCGGTCAGCTTTGGCGCCGTCGCCTTGATTTTCCAAAGCGTGTTCTCCACCATTTGGGCGCCTTTGGTGTTCAAATGGGTAGAAGAAAAAACCAATCTGGACAAAATCGGCGACATCACGCTTTCCATGACCGTCCTCATCAGCGCAATGATTTGCCTCATCGGGATTTTCTCGCCGATGGCGACCTGGATACTGCCGGAAAAATACACGCAGGTTCAATTTATCCTGCTCTCGTGTATGCTCTTCCCCCTGTTTTACACGCTGACCGAAGTCAGCGGCATCGGTTTGAACGTCGTCCGCTCGACTTGGCTGATTACTGTCATCAACATCGTTGCCTTTATCGCCAATACCGCCCTACTCTATCTGTTGGTACCGAAATTTGGTGCAAAAGGTGCAGCTATGGCCAGCGCAACGGCTTTTTGGCTGTTTTTCATCTTTAAAACCGAATTCTCTTCACGCCTGTGGCAGCCTTTGCCGCGCCTGAAGATTTATACCAACTCAACGCTCTGCCTGATAATCTGCCTTGCCTACACTTGGCTGGGTACACGCGACAACTATATTTGGTTTGCGCTGGCATGGGCAGTCGGACTGGGTTTCCTGTTCCTAAAATACAAACACGCACTATTTGCCGCGACCGAAAAAATCAAAGCCAAATTAAACCGTTCGGCAAAATAG
- a CDS encoding O-antigen ligase family protein, whose product MKIKRLNLYTYILYIMLAAYMLGPALSFKVGVPRIDNPLTLIFVLLGFVVFFLESKHIPRKIFAMLCALTAMCIWPAIHMGITSLTPTQYMDILFFMAVPAFFYLFYQVLKRADDPLGTIQKFLVVFTLFIAVPPFAELATGIQFVSASDELAIDEGSLKGLFFNPNNLAATAVCLAPAILFFFQLQGRKHKEKLLGWGLFLLLGMAIFASVSRTAIGCYLLILLVYTAYRKNGFITVGVAGLLALVLSMIPSRAIAEFLLSLNGNQFLERFSSRVYLFLYDLGSDNSVSYRQEIYNYFWNNPPLLLTGYGPKNFREYFGGHLSGSLGFENPHSFIIELYLGFGMISLLGFIAFVACYFLYTASNRAVTGKSRVLAWVALGIFLLAGFIPSTILRMPFIWLPCLLIFIYSVFVAPKLKDMAAYAYNETLYDTKKPS is encoded by the coding sequence ATGAAAATAAAACGTCTGAACTTATACACTTACATCCTATACATCATGCTCGCAGCCTATATGCTGGGGCCCGCGCTGTCCTTTAAGGTCGGCGTACCGCGTATTGATAACCCGCTGACCCTGATATTTGTACTGCTTGGTTTTGTCGTATTTTTTCTGGAAAGCAAGCATATTCCGCGCAAGATTTTTGCCATGCTCTGCGCCCTGACTGCCATGTGCATCTGGCCTGCCATCCACATGGGCATTACGTCGCTGACGCCGACGCAGTACATGGATATTTTGTTTTTTATGGCGGTTCCGGCTTTCTTCTACTTGTTTTACCAAGTATTGAAGCGCGCCGACGACCCTTTGGGAACGATTCAGAAGTTCCTTGTCGTATTTACGCTGTTTATCGCCGTGCCACCGTTTGCAGAGCTGGCCACCGGTATTCAGTTTGTGAGTGCCAGCGATGAATTGGCCATTGACGAAGGCTCGCTCAAAGGCTTGTTCTTTAACCCGAACAACCTTGCCGCCACCGCAGTCTGCCTTGCGCCTGCCATTTTGTTTTTCTTCCAACTCCAAGGACGGAAACACAAAGAAAAACTGCTGGGCTGGGGCTTGTTCCTGCTGTTGGGCATGGCCATTTTTGCCAGCGTATCGCGTACCGCCATCGGCTGTTACCTGTTGATTTTGCTGGTTTATACGGCCTATCGCAAAAACGGTTTTATTACGGTCGGCGTCGCTGGTTTACTGGCGTTGGTGTTGTCGATGATTCCGTCACGAGCGATTGCGGAATTTTTGCTGTCGCTCAACGGCAACCAGTTTTTGGAACGCTTTTCCAGCCGCGTGTACCTCTTCCTGTACGACTTAGGCAGCGACAACTCCGTGTCCTACCGTCAGGAGATTTACAACTACTTCTGGAATAATCCGCCCCTGCTGCTGACCGGCTACGGTCCTAAAAACTTCCGCGAATATTTCGGCGGCCATTTGAGCGGCAGCTTGGGCTTTGAAAACCCGCACAGCTTCATCATCGAGCTATATCTGGGTTTCGGCATGATTTCCTTACTCGGCTTTATTGCCTTTGTAGCGTGTTATTTCCTCTACACCGCCTCAAACCGCGCAGTAACCGGCAAATCGCGCGTTTTGGCTTGGGTTGCCTTGGGCATTTTCCTGCTGGCCGGTTTTATTCCGTCCACCATTTTGCGTATGCCGTTTATCTGGCTGCCCTGCCTGCTGATTTTTATTTACAGCGTATTTGTTGCGCCCAAGCTGAAAGATATGGCCGCTTACGCATACAATGAAACACTATACGATACGAAGAAACCATCATGA
- a CDS encoding glycosyltransferase family 4 protein, giving the protein MKIILTTSMSGLGGTENATFRLGRLLKQRGHDIVLASSDGPLIQEAQALGIRWQPIDFYQGGLLGYVKGMFAYMKLLKKEKPDVIHCQMARIVPACAIAAKFASPKTKVFYHARGLDPETYPKIAKLFDKLGVYIIGNCKHEREKLIRYGFPANRITYTYNALHKADFVPEKTVKDYVQLGTLSRLDTVRAVHLMLDILKKMVDRGMPVRLNVAGIGEEMDNLKAQAKRLGIEDKVTFLGGVRDLTGYFKEVDILVNTPHCVGDHGAGVGNNILEAGLYDTPVVTYNMAGISEMVITGQTGYCIPFGDDEAFIEAVDTLIKHPELRSQMGKALHKHVETLCSDDEIYRTTMAAYEM; this is encoded by the coding sequence ATGAAAATCATCCTGACTACTTCCATGTCCGGCCTCGGTGGCACTGAAAACGCCACTTTCCGCCTCGGCCGCCTGCTCAAACAACGCGGACACGATATCGTATTGGCCTCTTCAGACGGCCCTTTGATTCAGGAAGCGCAAGCATTGGGCATCCGTTGGCAGCCGATTGATTTTTACCAAGGCGGATTATTGGGTTACGTCAAAGGCATGTTTGCCTATATGAAACTGCTGAAAAAAGAGAAACCTGATGTGATTCACTGCCAAATGGCGCGTATCGTTCCGGCCTGCGCCATTGCGGCCAAGTTTGCCTCGCCGAAAACCAAAGTGTTCTACCACGCGCGCGGCCTTGATCCGGAAACTTATCCGAAAATTGCCAAGCTTTTCGATAAGCTGGGCGTGTACATCATCGGCAACTGCAAACACGAACGCGAAAAACTCATCCGTTACGGTTTCCCTGCCAACCGCATCACCTACACTTACAACGCCCTGCACAAAGCAGATTTCGTTCCTGAAAAAACGGTCAAAGACTATGTCCAACTGGGCACGCTTTCCCGTTTGGACACCGTCCGCGCCGTGCATCTGATGTTGGATATTTTGAAGAAAATGGTTGACCGCGGTATGCCTGTACGCCTCAACGTTGCAGGTATCGGCGAAGAAATGGACAACCTCAAAGCCCAAGCCAAACGTTTGGGCATTGAAGACAAAGTCACCTTCCTCGGCGGTGTCCGCGACTTGACCGGCTACTTCAAAGAAGTCGATATTTTGGTGAACACGCCGCATTGCGTAGGCGACCACGGCGCAGGTGTCGGCAACAATATTTTGGAAGCCGGCCTTTACGACACGCCTGTCGTGACCTACAACATGGCGGGCATTTCCGAAATGGTCATCACCGGCCAAACCGGCTACTGCATTCCTTTCGGCGATGACGAAGCGTTTATCGAAGCCGTCGATACACTCATCAAGCATCCAGAGTTGCGCAGTCAAATGGGCAAAGCCCTGCACAAACATGTCGAAACCTTATGCTCCGACGACGAAATCTACCGCACCACCATGGCTGCGTACGAAATGTAA